The following coding sequences lie in one Leishmania panamensis strain MHOM/PA/94/PSC-1 chromosome 19 sequence genomic window:
- a CDS encoding protein kinase, putative (TriTrypDB/GeneDB-style sysID: LpmP.19.1360): MGARSGKETSQTSNRSQAVCALCGAKAIRKSSWQTGSSFVLEECSRCHFPCCDMCYVWRRYGSNFSTYDYEKDAAAQYAPVCRRCVVEPNLVAHAPRCVWKLIFEYCDATAKHRLLQLCHATQMGVVLPYPHTRYGWSTFFEGRCFISKGANGEVYRTMVRRDITKKLARSLINVLDAKVLADLAGCTVAVKAIRKSTVFSLRRWKHIQREVDALRRCYHRHVVQLHFVAQGPSEVYIVLQYVPGGDLFDWLVRQQIPMEYDVVVIARQLLETLHFMHEVCGVVHRDIKPENILLQPIVNSSVQRQGDGSLSAGGGCATGHASASDDLHIRLADFGYAKLLPKSEPEDAFLSPARTSDTPLPPAPPDEVGNMGPRSESVQRTEPHANAHRPFLISSTPCGTLGFAAPEILSAYNAQKNAWQRLRSSRQSAEQIGDIAKPQTPVDLVKRMDIFAAGVTICILLTGCEPFPCLSSKEHIEAVYEGLDFSEPQWSYVSQQAKSLLRRMLAPRAADRPSAFECLNSSWIKHHAPYTDATSEAEGDDENVHGKRLNHSASVWQLLSTSFQSSVHSLRKSEGWLFVQDAQGLVTTIPRQLVNDIDAGEPFSEALHSSSGREQAFSVY, from the coding sequence ATGGGGGCACGAAGCGGGAAAGAGACTTCACAGACGTCAAATCGGTCGCAAGCGGTGTGTGCTTTGTGCGGCGCGAAAGCGATACGTAAGTCATCATGGCAGACGGGCAGCAGCTTCGTCTTAGAGGAGTGTAGCCGCTGTCATTTTCCTTGCTGCGATATGTGCTACGTTTGGCGCCGATATGGGTCTAATTTTTCAACCTACGATTACGAGaaagacgctgctgctcagtaTGCGCCAGTGTGTCGGCGGTGCGTAGTAGAGCCGAATCTGGTCGCCCACGCACCACGGTGTGTTTGGAAGCTGATTTTCGAGTACTGTGACGCGACGGCAAAGCatcgtctgctgcagctgtgccatgCCACGCAGATGGGCGTTGTGCTGCCGTATCCTCACACGCGGTACGGATGGAGTACTTTTTTCGAAGGTAGGTGTTTCATCTCCAAAGGTGCCAATGGTGAGGTTTATCGCACAATGGTGCGTCGAGACATTACGAAGAAGCTTGCACGGTCTCTAATTAACGTGCTGGATGCAAAGGTGCTAGCCGATCTTGCTGGTTGCACTGTGGCTGTGAAGGCGATCCGAAAGTCGACTGTTTTCTCCTTGAGGAGGTGGAAGCACATTCAACGGGAAGTGGATGCGCTGCGTAGATGCTACCACCGTCACGTCGTTCAGCTGCACTTTGTCGCGCAGGGCCCCAGTGAGGTTTATATTGTACTTCAGTACGTGCCCGGCGGAGACTTGTTTGACTGGCTGGTCCGTCAACAGATTCCAATGGAGTATGATGTGGTCGTCATCGCGCGCCAGCTTCTCGAAACGCTTCACTTTATGCACGAGGTCTGCGGGGTTGTGCATCGTGATATCAAGCCGGAGAACATCTTGCTACAGCCCATTGTAAATTCAAGTGTACAGAGGCAAGGGGATGGGTCTCTCAGCGCGGGCGGCGGGTGCGCTACAGGGCATGCCAGCGCGTCCGATGACTTGCACATACGCCTTGCCGACTTCGGGTACGCGAAGCTTCTTCCGAAAAGCGAGCCTGAAGACGCGTTCCTGTCGCCAGCACGGACGTCGGACACTCCTTTGCCGCCTGCACCCCCCGATGAGGTTGGTAACATGGGGCCTAGGTCGGAAAGTGTGCAGCGCACGGAGCCTCACGCGAACGCTCACAGGCCGTTTCTCATTTCGTCCACCCCGTGTGGAACGCTCGGCTTCGCTGCCCCTGAGATTCTTTCCGCCTACAACGCACAGAAGAACGCTTGGCAGCGCCTTCGTTCAAGCCGGCAGTCTGCCGAGCAGATTGGAGACATAGCCAAGCCGCAAACGCCGGTAGATTTGGTGAAGCGTATGGACATCTTTGCGGCTGGCGTGACTATATGTATCCTCTTGACGGGGTGTGAGCCGTTTCCGTGTCTGTCGTCTAAAGAGCATATTGAGGCTGTGTACGAGGGTCTGGACTTTAGTGAACCTCAGTGGAGCTACGTGTCTCAGCAGGCCAAGAGCTTGCTACGCCGCATGCTTGCGCCAAGGGCGGCGGACCGTCCCTCTGCCTTTGAGTGCCTCAACTCATCTTGGATTAAGCACCATGCCCCGTACACCGACGCCACCtcagaggcggagggggacGATGAGAATGTTCATGGGAAGAGGCTCAATCACAGCGCGTCTGTGTGGCAGCTGCTCTCCACTTCGTTTCAGAGCTCTGTCCACTCGCTGCGCAAGAGTGAGGGGTGGCTGTTCGTACAGGATGCACAGGGACTCGTGACAACGATTCCGCGTCAGCTTGTAAACGACATAGATGCTGGTGAGCCCTTTTCTGAGGCGCTTCATTCCTCCAGCGGTCGCGAGCAGGCTTTCAGTGTCTACTAG
- the MPK4 gene encoding mitogen activated protein kinase 4, putative (TriTrypDB/GeneDB-style sysID: LpmP.19.1330) has translation MTQLVPLAELPSGKKIYSVRGQGFEVDREYDLVKIIGFGAYGTVCSAVANRSGERVAIKRLSRVFGDLREGKRILREMEIMTSLKHSNLIRLHHFLRPHSKETFEDIYFVMDLYDTDLNRIIRSRQKLTDEHLQYFMIQAFRGLHYLHSAKVMHRDLKPSNLLVNADCALAICDFGLARDDQVMSSSDLTQYVVTRWYRPPEVLGMGFNQYTSAVDVWSLGLIFAELMVGRTLLPGTDYIEQLVMIVNLLGSPSIDDMEFLSSEARAFILSQPHRPALPFRDLFPMATEEATDLLSKLLVFHPARRLTAKEVMEHPYFSKYRDPAEEADAPNPFVWNHSHIETKAQLREDLWRVVEAYSHSNE, from the coding sequence ATGACTCAACTCGTCCCTTTAGCTGAACTGCCCAGCGGTAAAAAAATATATAGCGTCCGGGGGCAAGGATTCGAAGTGGACAGGGAATATGATCTGGTCAAGATTATCGGATTTGGTGCGTATGGGACTGTGTGTTCAGCGGTCGCAAACAGATCAGGTGAGCGGGTGGCAATCAAGCGATTGTCACGTGTTTTTGGTGATCTTCGCGAAGGGAAACGAATTTTGCGGGAGATGGAGATAATGACGTCCCTGAAGCACAGTAACCTGATTCGCCTCCACCACTTCTTGCGGCCGCACTCAAAGGAAACGTTCGAGGACATTTATTTTGTAATGGATCTTTATGACACCGATTTAAATCGTATTATACGAAGTCGGCAGAAGCTCACTGATGAACATCTACAGTATTTCATGATTCAAGCGTTCCGTGGATTACATTACCTCCACTCTGCCAAAGTGATGCATCGAGACCTAAAGCCGAGTAACTTGCTTGTAAATGCGGACTGCGCGCTGGCAATCTGCGATTTTGGACTGGCTCGTGATGATCAAGTGATGAGCTCGTCGGACCTCACCCAGTACGTTGTAACTCGATGGTACAGACCCCCTGAGGTACTTGGGATGGGTTTCAATCAGTATACGAGTGCGGTAGATGTCTGGAGCCTTGGTCTGATTTTTGCAGAGCTGATGGTAGGGCGTACCTTGCTTCCAGGAACCGATTATATCGAACAGCTAGTAATGATTGTCAACCTACTAGGATCCCCGTCTATCGATGACATGGAGTTTCTGAGCTCTGAGGCACGGGCATTTATTCTCTCTCAGCCGCATCGGCCGGCTCTCCCTTTTAGAGATCTTTTTCCAATGGCTACCGAGGAAGCTACTGATCTTCTCTCAAAACTGTTAGTCTTTCACCCAGCAAGACGATTAACTGCGAAGGAAGTGATGGAGCATCCATATTTTTCGAAGTACCGAGACCCCGCTGAAGAAGCCGACGCCCCTAATCCATTTGTGTGGAATCATAGTCATATTGAAACGAAGGCGCAACTCCGTGAGGATTTGTGGCGCGTTGTCGAAGCCTACTCACATTCGAATGAATAG
- a CDS encoding hypothetical protein (TriTrypDB/GeneDB-style sysID: LpmP.19.1320) produces the protein MLTAAGLLVGFAFAANTADECSTFVVNLCGHDSVGAPLARSMNAVDAEYIAHHGVDNLIIPISVSEPKKTKREDYAYCVDVVVHTLLIKMCTPQHHLFQHLTEKLVRLAIEWIRNECGVQLLPRTCRIAGNPLYFSDTVGISVDEITKEAVNLFQRKSSSSESHKEEQNTIPDVLNLMKSHVPEPKQPLVCEVISTPGIKKGFLVNGSARLYGPDGSGEGSGNAPDPLGHIPQSLRDKCQIIDTRSMEQLPCLPVQTLKPDDKTPKLRPSSMLVASTTKPKEKDEGNWSRFSIEHIEEKVVIRFLVPDTVASLRDIDLSATTDTLEINGNVIQLPVSIVTDDVRAKFVNATRMLIVTCLIDVS, from the coding sequence ATGCTGACAGCAGCAGGCCTCTTGGTTGGTTTTGCTTTCGCGGCGAACACCGCGGATGAATGTTCTACTTTTGTGGTGAATCTTTGCGGCCACGATTCTGTTGGTGCCCCGCTTGCCCGAAGCATGAACGCAGTGGATGCTGAGTACATAGCGCATCATGGGGTGGATAACCTTATTATTCCCATTTCGGTGAGCGAGCCAAAGAAAACGAAACGTGAGGATTATGCATATTGTGTGGACGTTGTTGTACACACGCTTTTGATTAAGATGTGTACACCTCAGCATCACCTTTTTCAACACCTGACGGAGAAGCTAGTGAGGCTTGCGATTGAGTGGATTCGAAATGAATGTGGCGTGCAACTACTACCGAGGACTTGTCGAATCGCTGGAAATCCTCTTTACTTTTCGGATACCGTCGGGATATCAGTGGATGAAATCACCAAGGAGGCTGTTAATTTGTTTCAGAGGAAGTCGAGTAGTTCAGAGTCTCACAAGGAAGAGCAGAACACAATTCCGGACGTACTTAATTTAATGAAGTCACATGTACCAGAGCCCAAGCAACCACTGGTGTGTGAAGTGATATCAACTCCTGGGATCAAAAAAGGGTTTTTAGTGAACGGAAGTGCACGACTCTACGGCCCTGATGGGAGTGGTGAAGGTTCTGGAAATGCCCCAGATCCTTTGGGACACATTCCGCAGTCACTGCGAGATAAGTGTCAAATTATTGACACGCGAAGCATGGAACAGCTCCCATGTCTACCTGTGCAAACACTGAAGCCTGACGATAAGACGCCAAAGCTGCGCCCTTCCAGCATGCTCGTTGCATCTACTACTAAGCCTAAAGAAAAAGATGAGGGTAACTGGAGCCGCTTTTCCATAGAGCATATCGAAGAAAAAGTAGTCATTCGATTTTTAGTGCCTGACACTGTGGCCTCACTTCGTGACATTGATCTTTCTGCAACAACAGACACCCTGGAGATCAATGGAAATGTGATTCAGCTGCCAGTGTCTATTGTGACTGATGATGTGCGGGCCAAGTTTGTTAACGCCACGCGGATGTTGATTGTTACATGTCTGATCGATGTAtcatga
- a CDS encoding oxidoreductase-like protein (TriTrypDB/GeneDB-style sysID: LpmP.19.1340), whose amino-acid sequence MKRPRKPAPGECCGSGCTRCVWDTYYDELARFEEFIAGGGDEEEGTQSSEEEEIVNYIGTVVVKYIDPPTSSVSTTRFPDEWERAEMKARGFFPIDRIELASCSTPSFSPADPGISIINLFTSAKGKAMLPGDVVEVLVTNSHGTQDANDVERLCKALHLDPCAWCELHRSPFVPEDNFPPWLPLQKPLMLGQLLSVYVDISSSSYLLQHSFFASLLRVYNDSKSSSASSTSTTPSPDPEKVRLLEACAFSEIGPQLLRSLSRSNAPLCYPSLVDVLEAFSFVNIPLDRVLEISGPLQTRKYSLANWIPATFPPSPLQLCMREVCAQRSANVPAATTVSADALQVADMFNRVAQEASGDDSNFFFGHTSHPLCCAARSMTRNPAASSPRGVYISFSLFGNSLFAQQLQAGCTALCNPAHTKSLHSGLFLIGCGTGIAPLIAAVTQLMLRRASSVAGSAPFSCWVFYGVRSKAELLYDETLKEALRTGAIAKYEYALSREDDRGKHGMYVTDLVKRNRLMVTDALQSAGQVFVCGPAKALQSVRELVKCDLLAEPDDDDSVQEQRLLLLEDQGRLNFNIWSTGNIFE is encoded by the coding sequence ATGAAGCGTCCACGCAAACCAGCACCAGGGGAGTGCTGTGGAAGCGGTTGCACCCGCTGTGTGTGGGATACCTACTACGATGAGCTCGCCAGATTTGAGGAGTTCATAGCAGGTGGGggtgacgaagaggagggcacgCAATCCtcagaagaggaagaaattGTTAATTATATCGGTACGGTTGTGGTGAAGTACATTGATCCACCAACTTCGTCAGTTTCAACCACAAGGTTTCCTGATGAGTGGGAGAGAGCCGAGATGAAAGCACGGGGGTTCTTTCCCATTGACAGAATCGAGCTAGCGAGCTGTAGCACACCTTCGTTTTCTCCAGCTGATCCTGGCATCAGCATTATCAACCTCTTTACATCTGCAAAAGGCAAGGCAATGCTACCGGGTGATGTAGTGGAGGTGCTTGTGACTAACAGTCACGGTACACAGGATGCCAATGATGTTGAAAGACTGTGCAAGGCGCTTCACCTGGATCCATGTGCATGGTGTGAGCTACATCGCTCGCCGTTTGTGCCGGAAGACAACTTTCCCCCATGGCTTCCTTTGCAAAAGCCACTGATGCTTGGGCAGCTTCTTTCTGTCTATGTCGATATAAGTAGTAGTAGCTACCTGTTGCAACATAGCTTTTTTGCGAGTCTTTTGCGAGTTTACAACGACTCCAAGTCTTCCTCTGCATCTTCGACTTCAACCACCCCGTCACCCGACCCAGAGAAGGTACGACTTCTTGAGGCTTGTGCGTTTTCTGAGATAGGTCCCCAGCTTCTGCGCTCACTGTCAAGAAGCAACGCACCGCTTTGCTACCCTTCTCTTGTCGACGTACTTGaagccttttcctttgtcAATATTCCACTTGACCGTGTCCTTGAGATCAGTGGACCGCTCCAGACACGCAAGTATAGCCTGGCAAACTGGATTCCTGCAACATTTCCGCCAAGTCCACTTCAGCTATGTATGAGGGAGGTGTGCGCTCAACGCTCTGCAAATGTGCCTGCTGCTACCACCGTCAGTGCAGACGCTCTGCAGGTTGCAGACATGTTCAACAGGGTTGCTCAGGAAGCCTCCGGGGACGACAGCAACTTCTTTTTTGGACACACGTCTCATCCACTCTGTTGTGCAGCGCGCTCTATGACAAGGAATCCAGCTGCCTCGAGTCCCAGAGGCGTGTATATCAGCTTTTCTCTGTTTGGAAACTCTCTGTTTGCTCAGCAGCTCCAGGCTGGATGCACAGCTCTGTGCAACCCTGCTCACACCAAGAGCTTACACAGCGGACTTTTCCTTATCGGGTGTGGTACAGGGATTGCTCCTTTAATTGCAGCTGTCACGCAGCTGATGCTTCGTCGCGCCTCTTCAGTGGCTGGGAGTGCCCCCTTTTCGTGTTGGGTGTTCTACGGAGTGCGCTCAAAGGCGGAGCTGTTGTATGATGAAACCCTCAAAGAAGCATTGCGAACAGGAGCAATTGCCAAGTATGAGTATGCTCTTTCGCGGGAGGACGACAGAGGGAAGCACGGCATGTATGTGACGGACCTTGTGAAGCGGAACCGTCTAATGGTCACGGATGCCCTACAAAGCGCGGGCCAGGTATTCGTCTGTGGTCCGGCAAAGGCTCTTCAATCTGTCCGGGAGCTGGTCAAATGCGACCTGCTCGCCGAGCCAGACGATGATGACAGTGTGCAGGAGCAACGGCTGTTGCTTCTGGAGGATCAAGGGCGGTTGAACTTCAACATATGGAGCACTGGAAACATATTTGAGTGA
- a CDS encoding triose-phosphate transporter, putative (TriTrypDB/GeneDB-style sysID: LpmP.19.1390), with translation MSTEQTRILFYLGLNALSSIGIVYTNKVIFVRYGFTYGTLLTAIHFLITTLGLFICRIMGVFEPKRVPVAKILPLCLGFCGFVALTNLSLIYNSIGFYQLTKVLTTPMLVVIQTLYYQKTFSMKVKLSLTAICTGVSLATVSDATANVAGTLIGLSALFITCMYQIWVGTKQKEFQCDSFQLLYNQASLSCAMLLPIAYFADDLAHKYYAPCWPTVLLIIFSGFLAFLVNISIFLVIGKTSPVTYNVLGHFKLCVILSLGFLGFGDPINARIFLGIIITLFGVVWYTHLNMLEAGKKEVVNLQDKHEEKHFNVDENDEKGA, from the coding sequence ATGTCAACAGAGCAGACTCGCATTTTGTTCTACCTGGGGCTGAACGCGTTGAGCAGCATCGGCATTGTGTACACGAACAAAGTGATCTTCGTACGCTACGGCTTCACCTATGGCACTCTCCTGACAGCAATTCACTTCCTCATCACAACCCTTGGGTTGTTCATCTGCCGCATCATGGGTGTCTTTGAGCCCAAGCGCGTTCCTGTCGCCAAGATCCTTCCTCTTTGCTTGGGATTCTGCGGTTTTGTGGCCCTGACCAACCTGTCGCTGATATACAATAGCATTGGTTTCTATCAGCTCACCAAAGTGCTGACGACGCCCATGCTGGTTGTCATTCAGACCCTTTACTATCAAAAGACATTTTCCATGAAGGTGAAGCTCTCCTTGACGGCCATTTGCACCGGTGTGAGTCTCGCCACGGTGAGCGATGCCACGGCCAACGTGGCGGGTACGCTGATAGGCCTTTCGGCGCTTTTTATTACGTGCATGTATCAAATATGGGTGGGAACGAAGCAGAAGGAGTTTCAGTGCGACAGCTTTCAGCTTCTCTATAATCAGGCTTCCCTTTCGTGCGcaatgctgctgcccatTGCGTACTTCGCCGACGATCTCGCGCACAAGTACTACGCCCCATGCTGGCCCACCGTCCTACTCATCATTTTCTCAGGATTCCTGGCATTTTTGGTGAACATCTCCATTTTCCTGGTGATTGGCAAGACGTCCCCCGTGACGTACAACGTGCTGGGGCACTTCAAGCTGTGtgtcattctctctctcgggtTTCTGGGGTTTGGCGACCCGATTAATGCGCGCATCTTCCTCGGCATCATCATTACGCTATTCGGGGTGGTCTGGTACACGCATCTAAATATGCTAGAAGCGGGAAAAAAGGAGGTTGTCAATCTCCAGGACAAGCACGAGGAGAAGCACTTCAATGTCGATGAAAATGATGAAAAGGGCGCGTAA
- a CDS encoding eukaryotic translation initiation factor-like protein (TriTrypDB/GeneDB-style sysID: LpmP.19.1370) codes for MNPNRCSPESAATDEQPLTLLWGTWEMWCDIPHRQQGHGTENSNWLEQVKSIGLFDSAEGFWGIFNCTILPSQLPPNSSYYLFRKHIAPMWEHEANRRGGKWIIPFTSKASGGGGDLQPVDVAWETLCLSAIGELFPGDEEEICGVTVSRGKQRALPSGHVAPLLSEWKLCLWTRRADDRVSQMEIAEYIRKELRLGLLSKETSRDGRNGEIDTPMEMPWSPDRSPAAKTREASGFPSAITYMAHRDLMEARLDFVKGGSRVAPTFRPKYTLAIDVRG; via the coding sequence ATGAATCCGAATAGGTGTTCCCCAGAGAGCGCTGCGACAGATGAGCAACCACTTACTCTGCTGTGGGGGACGTGGGAGATGTGGTGCGACATCCCGCACCGACAGCAAGGCCACGGCACAGAAAATTCCAACTGGCTGGAGCAGGTAAAGAGCATCGGCTTGTTCGACAGTGCCGAAGGCTTCTGGGGGATATTCAACTGCACTATCTTGCCATCGCAGCTTCCACCGAACAGCTCCTATTACCTTTTTCGAAAACACATTGCCCCAATGTGGGAGCACGAGGCGAACCGTCGGGGTGGAAAGTGGATCATTCCCTTTACCAGCAAGGCGtcagggggtgggggtgattTGCAGCCCGTCGATGTGGCTTGGGAGACACTGTGCCTCTCTGCGATTGGGGAGCTCTTTCCtggtgacgaggaggagatttGCGGCGTCACTGTGAGCCGCGGGAAGCAACGCGCCTTGCCCTCTGGCCACGTGGCGCCTCTGCTAAGTGAGTGGAAACTTTGTCTGTGGACTCGCCGTGCTGACGACAGGGTGTCGCAGATGGAGATTGCCGAGTACATCCGCAAGGAGCTGCGCCTAGGCCTCCTGTCGAAGGAGACGAGTAGAGATGGACGGAACGGCGAAATTGACACACCGATGGAGATGCCATGGTCCCCAGACCGTTCTCCAGCTGCCAAGACGCGAGAGGCGTCTGGGTTTCCATCAGCAATCACCTATATGGCACACCGGGACTTGATGGAGGCAAGGCTGGACTTTGTgaagggcggcagcagggtTGCTCCAACGTTCAGGCCCAAGTACACTCTTGCAATCGATGTGAGGGGGTGA
- a CDS encoding hypothetical protein (TriTrypDB/GeneDB-style sysID: LpmP.19.1350) produces MPQDTYFRRAIDWMYGDDAYLQNLPTKDLGNKHINELLGRHPYHPYDPDMKADNPCYKFNTLFHECMEADHVNGYELYQKHVACYFPYKVDLMKCIATEKRRHRMEMEALEAKGPKS; encoded by the coding sequence ATGCCACAAGACACGTACTTCCGCCGTGCCATTGATTGGATGTACGGAGATGATGCCTACCTTCAAAACTTGCCAACGAAGGATTTGGGCAACAAACACATTAACGAGCTTCTTGGCCGGCACCCCTACCATCCATACGATCCCGATATGAAGGCTGACAATCCTTGCTACAAGTTCAACACACTCTTTCACGAGTGCATGGAGGCGGATCACGTGAATGGGTATGAGCTTTATCAGAAGCACGTGGCCTGCTACTTCCCATACAAGGTAGATTTGATGAAGTGCATTGCCacagagaagcggcgccatCGCATGGAGATGGAGGCTCTAGAAGCCAAAGGTCCGAAAAGCTGA
- a CDS encoding hypothetical protein (TriTrypDB/GeneDB-style sysID: LpmP.19.1380) → MFGRRVASSCRIPASMYARLHISSPQQANRMLPPLVPITTSIYRSVSGGTGALAFLGTGSEVVPANLTSPENLLSLLCVTPQALLGIINANTLLLRMVSDTMWTYSFTLLHVTR, encoded by the coding sequence ATGTTTGGTCGCCGCGTCGCCAGTTCCTGCCGCATTCCGGCTAGCATGTACGCCCGGCTGCACATAAGCTCCCCGCAGCAGGCCAATCGGATGCTCCCGCCATTAGTccccatcaccacctccatcTACCGCAGCGTGAGCGGTGGAACAGGAGCATTGGCGTTCTTGGGCACTGGAAGCGAAGTTGTACCGGCAAACTTGACATCCCCAGAGAACCtgctctcccttctctgtgtgACGCCGCAGGCACTACTCGGCATAATCAATGCCAATACTTTACTATTAAGGATGGTCTCCGATACGATGTGGACTTATAGTTTTACATTACTCCACGTTACCAGATGA